In the Arachis hypogaea cultivar Tifrunner chromosome 20, arahy.Tifrunner.gnm2.J5K5, whole genome shotgun sequence genome, aaaaggATTTTTCTTGAATGAAAGGTAAGATATGGTGTCAAGGAGTTATATCTCAAATGGTTGTGAATTTGAGTCTCACTCTTaactttgaaaaaagaaaagataaggtgTGGCAACTTTATGTCATTGCTGCCCAAATTGCCAGTCATGAAGGGCAATTGAAGCTTTAGTACAAAAggcctgacaaaaaaaaaagcttaGTACACAAGGATTTGCAATGTTATAAAGATTAGATTGAATGAGAAATTAAAGATATTATGAGTCTGCAAGATTTAACTTTGAAGGTGTTTTTGGCTTGACTAATTAGGGTTCAAATTTTCAGTCCCTTAAGCATAAGAACGGCATAAAATTACACTACCACACTTGTTCTATGTAACTCCAATACACCCCCCACACCAACCTGAATTAATTCACTGGTAGATTATCTCTCTTATATGCACCCCGGCATACAAGTAATGGAACCAAAGTAGATaagtaaaataatataacaaTGATACTTAAACCTATAATAATAGTGTTAGTAATATTAATTAAATCAAGTTGTATGCTAGCTTATTATTTATCACCATCTTACCTCAATTTGCTAGAAATATTATGGCTGTGGTTAGTTATGTTGTGATAATTAGCCACAATCATGTGATAGCCAGCCAATTGTAAATTGAAGTAAGAAGATGGTAAATAATGAGCTAACATACaacttgattaattaatattactaACATAGaccctaaaataattaaataataaatattcgaTTTACTTGTTCATTTAAGTAAGTttcagaaatttaaattttttttgtgcgtGCAATAATTTATTAGACAACGACAAATCTTTAAATAGAACTTAAATTTACGATTTTTTAGCCGGTGAGATTGAAAAATATAGTGGAGGCATGGACAACCAGTGAATGATTGTGTGGATTTTTCAATATAAACCAAGATCTAGCATTTTTCAATAAATGAGGAACTTGGCAAAGGCATAAGAAGAAAATTGTCATCAATAGCCATTGTTTTGTCAGAATCTATCTACATTACATCACTTACTGTACACTAATGTTTATACCTAAATATAAATGTAACAAAGAATAATTGTGTATGAATTATTTTATCTCTAGATTAAACGAATTTTAGTGCATCCAATTCCAAACACAACCTAAGAGTCAGGCTCAACTGGATACAAATCACCACAATTCTTGTTACAACTGCTTCCACCATCAAACACAAGCTTCAATAAGGCCACAGCTTTGCTCTTCCCTTTGGCGCTACCATGCTCCTGCACGTACACGATCCCATCCAAGGCCTCAACAGAAACGCTTTTCTCTCTAACTTCCATAACCGTTTCTTCACCACTACACCTCACCAAATTCAACAAACCCGAAACCGCATTCTCCTTCGTCCTCAAGCTACTTCCTTCGCACTCTAACAAACTCGACAACAACGGAATCCCCGAAACCTCACGAAACGCTTTTTCGCTCTCCTCGCACCCCGCAATTTGCGCTATGACTGCAGTCGCATCTTCCATGAttccaatttttttaattctctcTTTTGCAACCAGATGGAATAGCGCTGATACCGCGCCGAGTCGGACCATTATGGCCCGGTTCGGCGGATGCAGCGCTATTCCAAATGACGCCTTGAGCGCGTCCTTCactgatctccttggtgaatcgGAAGATTCGATTATGCCAATGAGAGAGTGGAGGACGTCGCTCCTAGCACCTACTGTGGGACGGAATTCGGGGACGAAGGAGAGGAGGCAGTGGAGTGTGGCTGCGGCGGACTGGACGGCGTTGGGGGAGGATGAGGTGGCGTGGCGGGACAGGAGGTGGGCGATGGCGTCGAGGAGATGGTGCGTGGAGAGAAGTGGGAGGCGGTCGGAGATTGAGATGTTGAGGAGAGTGGCGGCGGCGTTGTCCTGGATGGAGTGGGAGGAGGAGAAGAGGGCGTCAAGGAGGTGGGGGATGGCACCAGCAGCGGAGATGATGGGACGGGCGGCGGGGTCTTGGTTGGAGAGAAGGCGGAGATGGCGGAGGGCGGCGAGGCGAGTGGTGTGGGATTGGGAGGAGAGGTTAGAAAGGTGGGTGTTAATAGTTTGATGTTTGAGATCCATACAGAGGTTGGTTAAATTGGGATTTGGTTATTTGTTTCATTGTTTATGTTGGTTGGAGTGTCTTCTTGGTGAAAGGGAATGGCAGATGGCCTAACAACATGGCCTTAATGGTTGACCCCAaacttgaaataaaaaaaaaaaggacatcATCTTCATTGACAGCTAATCAATTTGGGTTAATCGAGAGTTAGTTTATTTAAATCTCATTTTATCCATATAGAAATTTTTTGGGTTGtaacaaatatttaaataaaatttaaatttattttagattaatttttgTCGAAAAAAAAACTTTCATTGACAACTTTCAGTGACGTGGGGATGTTAAATGCAAGAGTCTTGCTAGGAAGCCAATGActtatttatacaatatgtataATAGGTTATTGAGTTATAAAATAGTAAAAGTATAGataacaaacaaaatttttgaacaatgtaaattaataagattaaaagagtaaatttaattagtagcattaaattagggtgtagtgtattttaatttgattggtggttgttcatgttcaaaattttcattgttcCCCTAGCACTCCCCTACAAAATAAACATctccatactatctagaataactaaCTGATTTAtgggttcaccaaggatcgaattcttgatttttcgaatttagaactctaataccatgtcatgataccactcatcccaaaaacttcagCCGATAGAAAAAGATAAtactaatagttatatctctaatactccctaaacttctattgtacaaatatttcattagcTACTCATATTTTCCCTAATGCAAATTTACTGTTTGCATTAGAAGTTTTGGTTGGGCAAATTACATGGTTGATTTAGTCCGTTTTACCATGGATCACTTTGAGCTTGTTTGAGATAACAACCACTCAtgcgttttttttttctcatcatgAGGGTGAAAAAGAAGCTCGGTCTTCATTGAAACTGGAAACTGAGACTAAGTTATCTATCACTCAATCAACAATTTAAGATTGGTAGTTGAGTTTCACAAAATGTCAATGATAAAacgttattaatatattttgtgtaGTGGTGGTACGGTGTGGAGATTGTGATTGATGGTGGAGAAGAGAGTGATGGAGCAGCGAAATAGAATAAAGACAATTAAATGCTTAAGTTGATAAGAGCGTAAAAAGTGGTTGGTTATGTGAGTGTGAGAGATGCTCAGTTCATAATCTCCAACGACAATAACAATAGATTATAACCCGTGACCATATCCAAGtatccaacataacattcaaaacataataattattaataaaataataataataataatagttccaTACAGTATTGCAGCTCAAAATCTTGTACTATATAGTCAACAAGAAAACCTTAGCTTACTTAATATGCCTAATTAAACCCTTAAAAGCCATCACCCAAAAACAAATTTCTAGTGCCAATTTGACAAACAAGACTATTATTATTCATGACAATGCAATTCCTGAACACAGAAAAAGGAACCATTATTATCTATTTGGTGCAAAGCTCACGAGCAACACCAAGCCTTGAGTTGGGAATGTCAAAGAGCACACGGTGGTTTTGTTGTTGCATGTTGGCTATCACATTCAGCACCGAGTTCACGTTATCCGGTGCCGCCGCCATGGCCAAGCATGTCGTGCTTCCGGCGGTGCTATGTATCAGAATATTGTCCTGTGGCAATGTCACGTTCATGCCCGAAAACATGAACGTTATTGTGGGTGCAACTATTGGGACCGTGTAACATGTGTCGAATCCTCCTAAACTTGTCACGGTCAGGTTCGCTCCAACTCTTCTCCGGAATTCATCTCGCACGGCCACGTAGGCCGGCGAAACTAGCCGGGTGAATACCGTACCTGTACACATTTGATCAAATTAGTTAATCATGATCATGATTAGagtataattaagattaattagATCAATTaacattatttagtatatctaaatatttattatataatattatatttttattatttcgattatcttaatacttataaatatttttttatattgtattattttacatAATTTAAATAGACACAAATTTTTTTTCGACTGTCTGTCTTACCTTTTCTAACAACCATAATTAGCTTAATTGTTATTTGTCTAAATTGTATCTAGTTTTTCTATATAGTTTTTTTTGGTAtactaacttaaaaaaaatcacattcaATTGCATAAGATTGgggagttttaattttttttaattatattttagaaaatatgCTTActtttggtgcatgaaattgacgTGTGATCCAATCAACCCTAGCACACTTTGACAAAATTTgttcaaaattataaaataacttccactttcttaggaaaccaaaaaaaaacttCCACTTTCTTAGGCAtcattataagtttataacatgAAGACTAATTGATTGGACTTTTCTTTGAATAACGCTGTAATTGAATAAGATAATTAGATAAGATACCTACCACTATGCTTTGAATTAAAATCATTATGACAAGGAAACAAATCTTTATGACCATGTCCAAATTACTGTTTTCGTCAATTCCATAATAATTATTAATCTCTTCGGCCTTAATAGCACTACCAGATaatctaaaaataaatattataggTTGAAATCTTATGGCCCACTTTTTCATAATTGAACATTTTTTACTCgatgttggtttttttttttttaataaagtatattttagAACAAGTCAAATCAGTCCATAAAAatctgaagaaaaataaaagaccaTATTTGAAGGCGAAAGAAATTAATTACCAGAATCAAAGATGGTGCCGGCTCCGGTGGTCGGGTTGAACGCCAAAGCCGCCGGAGGAATATCAACAACTCTCCGGCCAACCCTAATAGCAACCAAATTAACATAGTAGAGTGATGATCTTCTTGGATTTTTGAGAAGAGGAGTGAACTTGATCCTAATGGGCTGAGCAACAGGCCCAAGTCTCAATGACCCAGAAAAGTTAAGGGACTTAAAGCTTGGTAAACAGTAAGAGAATGTAGACTGGTAAAGGTTTTGGGTTTGTGACAAAAGTGATAATGGGCCACGGCCCAGGCCCAATAATCCCTGTGGTGGGGTTGAAGGCCCAGTAGTCTTGGAAACACAACCGAAAGTGTAGCTTGGAATTGGGTCAGTGGCAAGGGTAATTGTGTCTTGGGCTAAGTTAGCTGCAATAGATGAACTTCCATACGTTAAGTTGAAAGAGCACGCGCTTCCACTGCAACTGGGATTGGGTACCTGAAAAAAAGTTTCACATTCACGTTAATGACATGTTGCTTTCGCAAAAATGCAAAATATGAGTCCCGTGAACTTAACCCCGCGTGGAACCAGAACATGAAGCGCGTGAACATGTTtgtttacttttttgttttttaattattctatagatatgtataattttattaaattttttaattaggtcttattttttttttattaagtctttatatcatatcagattttgtaattaagtctttaCTGTGATAAAAATgttagaattaacagaatattccgtTAAGTAAAACGAATATGCTTAAGACTTGACTGAATATTCTATATAATTTAACAGAATCtattaattttaacgtttttgtCACGATAGGGACAtagttacaaaatctgatatggtataaggacctaattgaaaagaaaaaaaagtataaaaacctaattgaaaattcgataaAATCATAGAGACTgatagagtaattaaacttttttttattaattgcacGTCGTATCTCCCAACTTGATAGGCCAGCGACTAATTTACTGTGGATCTAAGCTCCATTTAACAATTTGTCGTTGGTAACTGCATACATAATGTAAAATTTGAATCTCTAATATTTGTTTAAATGAGTGAGTGAACCAATCACTTTACCAACCCAAATCAATTACACAGTAAATTATAAATTGTTACATTATTAAGATAATTTagctttaaatttattaattaacaatttatataaatacacaaatttaattgaataattatataaaatattttatatcgtTGTTATATCAAAATTAAGCCTCTAAAGTAAAGCtttaaaaaaggggaaaaaatggaTGATCCATGAGCATAAGGTTTTCAAAGTTCTGAAGTTATTGAGTcaataaatacattaaatttgAAACTTAATAGTTTACGATAAAAATTTGTATGTTAGCAACATGAACAAGTCCTAACTAAATACTAGATTCTCTAGTGAAAAATTCACACCTTACTCTatgtatatataaacaaaaaaagaaaaaaaaaattatattcataaAGTAAAAAACTTGTATTGAAGAATACTAGTGCCAGGTAAGTTATAGGCCATGTGGATTTTATTACTTTGAACTTTCAAGAAAACAAATTCAAGGTATGCTATTGCTATATCTCTATTATTAGCaataaacattatatattatatatttatatataacattattatacattaaaaagaaaaaaaaatcataaaattttgcaTACTCGACAAACATTCACAGTTGTATTGGAGTGGCATCATCTGAGTTCATCACATGAGattattgtttaattttcaaataaaatattattcttaGAAATTGGTTGAACTGTAATTACACATAACTAGAAATATGAGAGTTTGAGTCTACTAAATTATGTTTTCTTCCCAAACACATAGTCAAAAATCACGTGCAGATCTAGAGAGTATGTGCACATAATAAAAAACAGTAGCACTTTTTCTTGCTGGGTCAGATTCCTCAAAATTATTAGAGCAAATAATTCATCAGAAAAATGGAAAAGACTTCCTCTGAATAATTAATCAGAaacggaaaagaaaaaaaaaagatagacgGGGGAGGATGtaaatcaaaagaaaagtaaataatttgAGTAGTGTCTTTGCTTTTGTTTTTCATATTCATGTAAATTAAAACATGAACGTGCAGTTAAATGATTTGAGAGTcgttaaattttcatctaatggcTATCAGTTATCAACTCTACGTAAAGTTAACTGCACTTGAGTTTCCatcatattaaatttttatttattgtattttatattgatatttaaaatttaaaattcaaaaaatacttCGCTTGCTATTTTTTTCGAAATACATTTACATTCGCTTGAAATAAAAAGTGAAAACTTATATATAGTTATCTTTATgtaaagttaatatttaaaaatcattagataatttaataaatttaaccaaattattatctaacaatttttaactatcaatttcatATAAAACCAACTGGACGTAAATTTTCACCGTAACGGATATATGACAAATTGACAACAATAGAGAGTAGAGAcacacaaatgcagtttatgtgACATCATTGTGTTTTGGTTTCATGCTACAAACTAACCCGTGAACACTAacaaataactaataataaaataaataataaaaataatgttattCCCCATTTACAAAATCATCACATTATATACCTAGTCAACTTTTTTCCTTTCATTCTCTCCATCTTGTATTTATAATTGATATTACAAACcggaataattaatatatttgaactcaatttagtataaaaacttaaaacattgatgataataataatatttaaaaatatttttgaaaacatggaCACCAATATTTTAATGTTCATCTTATGTAAACATCAAATTTACAaggattataatataaaatacccatattaacaccaaaaaaaaaaattacgatCTTACTTAAGCGAACGATTGAGTTGAGTTAAAGTTGACGAGTACCTGATAGCACTGAGGAGAGCCACAAGTAACATTTCTAAATGAGGTAGATCCAAGAGGAGCAAACAAAGTGGAAGAACATCCATCACAAGAAGTGCAAGGAATCCAAGCAACATCATTGCTAGTATCCATAGCCAAAAGCAATGTCTGAGGTGGATTTCCAATTTTAGCCCTGACAATGTAAGTAGGGCTCTGAATGATCTGCCTGCCTGAGGCAATTGGGACAACAGACCTGCCTGCCACAAGACTAGTTAGGTATTGAAGTCTGCCTTCATCTTTGGCTTGCATTTGGAGCACAGTGTCTTGCCATGAGAGTGGCTTTGGTGGTTTCACATGGAACACTTGGAGTGTTGAACTATGTTGTTCAGATTGGACTACTAGTAGGAGGAGAATGGTGAGTAAAATTGAGAGCTTCATGGTTGGTGTTGGAACTTTTTAGTTTGGTGATTTTAGAGGAGAGAATACCCAAGTGCTATATATACATGTAGTCATGTagggaaaatattttagtttctttttgaaaattggatttatttatttatttattttgcataTCTATTCATAAAAAGAGAATAGAGTGCTTGGAAAGCGTAGATAAAAGATCCTCCTCATAGCGGCGCTCTGTTGGAACACTTAGAAAGCGAGAAATCGGTGTGTTTTTGAGAAGGTAATAAGCCCGACATCAGAGATAGTGAAAGAAGGCAGCAATTTAGTGCATGAACTCGTGAGCCATACCTGATAAATGCTGCTAATTTTCTTTACTCTTACTTTACTCTTTTCTTCAGTTACAGTTGGTGATAAATGAAAATACCCAATTCTTTTGTACTTCCTTATGtaaacacttttattttatattaataaaataacatttatctttgaaaaaaaaagagaatagagtactctaattacccaaaaaaaaattgttgacaaaattatacataaaaaaattaaaattacccatgaaaaaaaaatcaaagtttaTGTagcattaataaaattatttattttttaagtagatttacatacaattattttttttttcaaaaataattggtTAATGGTCAAATTAatcgttaaaaaaaattaagtgtgcatcaatttaattcttgaaaaatattttaaaaagagataACAATGTATCAAATTATTCAATTTATTAGTTAGATGATAATATAACgcaaaataatttatttcatgTGTTATCATTtaattggcaaaaaaaaaagaaaaaattgaagcaTCTAATCTTTAAAAAACTAAATGGATACATGCGTAACTTTTTAGATATACCAGTTTAACTATTAACTCATGATTTTGTTATCAACAATATAATTTGATCAGCCATAAGAATCTTTCATGAATATTTTTAGTCTAAAAAAGTGAAAgccatattttattttgtatagaattttTAACAGTATATAATGTGTgtgtgtaattttttttcttttaataaaagaaaattaaaaccatCTTTTTTGGTGGAGATCACAACCAACTTTGTGAGAGcatatattttgtttgattttgatatttttgggCCAAGATAATTTTTCTCCATTATTCTCATTGTTTTGATGGGGCATGTGGGTGTGTATGGGTTACTTATTAGTGTGGCACTATATATGTCTATGGAAGTATATAGTGATTAGTGTATATGACAAAAGGAGCAAGTGAAATTGGATTgggtaaaaaacaaaaattatttaaaaacgtttttaaattttgttattgacaaaaatatttttaaattatttaaaatcgtAACAAAAATATACACCTATAAATTAACACATTTtatgtttaataaaaaaataatatggcaAATAAAATTTCTTATATGATAAATGAGATCACTCTAACATTAGCAAGTGAGTCACGTCATATTTTTTTGTTGACGGAACAGATTTTTTATCACGACTAGATATTTTTAataagtatttaaattattttataatatttttattgataataaaattCTTAAGATTTTTATCGCTGacaaaataattcaaatatatttttgatagTTTACCCAAGTGGATATTAGTATTGCCATCCTTACTAACTACATGTAACATGTATATATAGCTAGCATCAACTttgattttatcatttttttttttcttaaggcATGTGGTGGGTAGGGATGGCAATGGGACGGGTAGGAGGCAGATTTTTGTTTTACTCGATCCTATTCTATAATAATCCGTATAGAATCCGTCTTATTCTTATTCGCGAGGAGTAAAAAGTTAAACCCTAATCAGCTGGTATCCgtttctataattattaaaatccaacaaataaaattaaattttaaaatttatataaccatcaccacatacataacataaattaagatcaaaatttaaatataatacaataatattaatttttttattaattattttatatatattaagacAGGTAGAGATGAATATTACCTAAATTTGATCTTGTCCCATCCCGTCTAAGACTCTTCTCCGCAAAAGAATTTACCTAATATCAGAACGGATAATTACCCGTCTTAAACGAATAAAAGTGAAATAAATATCTACAAATTTGGGTAGTGTTGTTATCACCTCTAATGGTGGGTGTGTGTATGGGTCATCAAGTATAGTAGTAGTGTAGTGGAGGTTACACATATATACACTTGCTGTAGAAGTAGAATTCAGTGGGATATTACAGACTGTACTCCATTCTCTTTTGTACCCTCCGGGGTCCTATCTCTTATCTCACTAATTCAACACCCATATTATACAATGATTTTAGACATTATGTATTTTTGGGTAAAATCATTGAATATTGCTTCAATTTGCAACAAAGggggaaaataaaaaagataggtGAAGATTTTTTGTTTGGTAGATGCCTTCTAGATGGTATATGCTTTCCAGTAGAAGTGCAGATCTCAACACAGGAATTAAGATGTATCACTTTGTCATtatgtaaaagtaaaataaatgctACATTATGCTTTGTCTATTTATGTGTGCCTAGGATGCTAtaaaacttttatttaatttgttaaatatatttgtaatgaaaaataataggtagacaataaaaattctaaataatgtgaataatagatatatcgaaTATTCAATTCACTAGATGTGCAGATAgttatcttaatattaaaatttaaatgattaatttaggatgtaatatatttttattttattagactcATTTTAATATGCTTGTACTTATAATGgctataaaatattgataaaattaaagtcatattattttttacattttagtatcttttttttagtaatattttcgaaaaaacattactaaataataaaaaatattactttaattttaataatatttttattttaaaataccaTAATCGCCATAGTTATCGTAGTATAAATATACTAATATAACTTTATAATAGTGTCACTTTAATTTTAGCTACGTTTTCTAAAAAacgttattaaataataaaataatatt is a window encoding:
- the LOC112785083 gene encoding U-box domain-containing protein 16, with the protein product MDLKHQTINTHLSNLSSQSHTTRLAALRHLRLLSNQDPAARPIISAAGAIPHLLDALFSSSHSIQDNAAATLLNISISDRLPLLSTHHLLDAIAHLLSRHATSSSPNAVQSAAATLHCLLSFVPEFRPTVGARSDVLHSLIGIIESSDSPRRSVKDALKASFGIALHPPNRAIMVRLGAVSALFHLVAKERIKKIGIMEDATAVIAQIAGCEESEKAFREVSGIPLLSSLLECEGSSLRTKENAVSGLLNLVRCSGEETVMEVREKSVSVEALDGIVYVQEHGSAKGKSKAVALLKLVFDGGSSCNKNCGDLYPVEPDS
- the LOC112782722 gene encoding aspartyl protease AED3 — encoded protein: MKLSILLTILLLLVVQSEQHSSTLQVFHVKPPKPLSWQDTVLQMQAKDEGRLQYLTSLVAGRSVVPIASGRQIIQSPTYIVRAKIGNPPQTLLLAMDTSNDVAWIPCTSCDGCSSTLFAPLGSTSFRNVTCGSPQCYQVPNPSCSGSACSFNLTYGSSSIAANLAQDTITLATDPIPSYTFGCVSKTTGPSTPPQGLLGLGRGPLSLLSQTQNLYQSTFSYCLPSFKSLNFSGSLRLGPVAQPIRIKFTPLLKNPRRSSLYYVNLVAIRVGRRVVDIPPAALAFNPTTGAGTIFDSGTVFTRLVSPAYVAVRDEFRRRVGANLTVTSLGGFDTCYTVPIVAPTITFMFSGMNVTLPQDNILIHSTAGSTTCLAMAAAPDNVNSVLNVIANMQQQNHRVLFDIPNSRLGVARELCTK